One segment of Olsenella uli DSM 7084 DNA contains the following:
- a CDS encoding PTS sugar transporter subunit IIB encodes MKDIIIACGSGVATSTAVVAKISDLLDSNGFAGEYRIQQCSIAEAVGKSKGADLMIATTAKPDGIECPFISGIPFLTGIGKAAIEQQIVDFMRQ; translated from the coding sequence ATGAAGGACATCATCATCGCCTGCGGTTCTGGCGTCGCTACCTCTACGGCCGTCGTCGCCAAGATCTCCGACCTCCTCGACTCCAACGGCTTTGCCGGCGAGTACCGCATCCAGCAGTGCTCCATCGCAGAGGCCGTCGGCAAGTCCAAGGGTGCGGATCTCATGATCGCCACCACCGCCAAGCCCGACGGCATCGAGTGCCCCTTCATCTCGGGTATCCCCTTCCTGACCGGTATCGGCAAGGCCGCCATCGAGCAGCAGATCGTCGATTTCATGAGGCAGTAG
- a CDS encoding Mur ligase family protein, translating to MNTTLTSITRLLAREGLLADSANVFDEAGANGSGGAEGGVSADVCGVDCDSRHAAPGHLFVCKGNAFRASYLAQALAAGCVGYLCDEARAGELAAHCPQVPRLVSHDLRRAMALVSAEAWGHPDRNLGVLGITGTKGKSTVAYMLRSILDSDADGTRGAPHTGILGSIETFDGIEREESVNTTPEAPDLWRHLHNAATSGLSHMVMEVSSQALKYDRVVGLGLDVACFLNIGCDHISPVEHPSFEDYFESKLRIFDQACVAVVNLDSDKADVILERAARCGRTVTFSATGQGAGGAPAGAGGADVWAEGISSREGRIQMMVRTPSWSEPVTVSMPGLFNADNALAAIAICEACGIGRERVVAGLARVRVPGRMELLPTADPKVTGIVDYAHNKLSYQRFFSSMAQEFAGRAIIAVLGAPGGKAYERRRELPQEASKWADYLIYTEEDPAGDPVEEICSQLAAATPAGQDFEVIVDRPAAIRRAVELAFGYPQGALVCLLAKGDETLQHVGNSFVPCETDGTLFERAVGERLG from the coding sequence ATGAACACGACACTCACATCCATCACACGGCTCCTCGCACGCGAGGGTCTGCTTGCAGATAGCGCCAACGTCTTCGACGAGGCCGGCGCCAATGGGTCCGGCGGCGCCGAGGGGGGCGTCTCCGCCGACGTCTGCGGTGTGGACTGCGACTCACGCCACGCAGCCCCCGGCCACCTCTTCGTCTGCAAGGGCAACGCCTTCAGGGCCAGCTACCTCGCACAGGCGCTCGCGGCGGGTTGTGTGGGCTACCTCTGCGACGAGGCGCGGGCGGGCGAGCTGGCGGCCCACTGCCCACAGGTACCACGACTGGTGTCCCATGACCTGCGCCGCGCGATGGCGCTCGTCTCGGCCGAGGCCTGGGGCCATCCCGATCGCAACCTCGGCGTGCTGGGCATCACGGGGACCAAAGGCAAGTCCACGGTAGCCTACATGCTGCGCTCGATTCTGGATAGCGACGCAGACGGCACACGTGGCGCGCCGCACACCGGCATCCTTGGCTCCATAGAGACCTTCGACGGCATCGAGCGGGAGGAGAGCGTGAACACCACGCCCGAGGCGCCAGACCTCTGGCGCCACCTCCACAACGCCGCCACGTCAGGACTGAGCCACATGGTCATGGAGGTCTCCAGCCAGGCCCTCAAGTACGATCGGGTGGTGGGGCTGGGCCTGGACGTGGCCTGCTTCCTCAACATCGGTTGCGACCACATCTCACCCGTGGAGCACCCCAGCTTCGAGGACTACTTCGAGAGCAAGCTGCGCATCTTCGACCAGGCATGCGTCGCCGTCGTGAACCTGGACTCCGACAAGGCCGACGTCATCCTCGAGCGTGCGGCGCGCTGCGGGCGCACAGTGACCTTCTCGGCAACGGGACAGGGCGCGGGCGGCGCCCCTGCGGGGGCGGGAGGCGCGGACGTCTGGGCCGAGGGCATCAGCTCCCGCGAGGGGCGCATCCAGATGATGGTGCGCACCCCCAGCTGGTCCGAGCCCGTCACGGTGTCGATGCCCGGCCTGTTCAACGCCGACAACGCGCTTGCCGCCATCGCCATCTGCGAGGCCTGCGGCATCGGACGCGAACGGGTCGTGGCCGGGCTTGCGCGCGTGCGGGTTCCCGGCCGCATGGAGCTTCTGCCCACCGCCGACCCAAAGGTCACGGGAATCGTTGACTACGCGCACAACAAGCTGTCATACCAGCGCTTCTTCTCGTCCATGGCGCAGGAGTTTGCCGGACGGGCCATCATCGCGGTCCTAGGCGCCCCCGGCGGAAAGGCCTACGAACGCCGCCGGGAGCTGCCACAGGAGGCGTCCAAGTGGGCCGACTACCTCATCTACACCGAGGAGGACCCCGCGGGCGACCCCGTGGAGGAGATTTGCTCCCAGCTGGCCGCAGCAACGCCCGCAGGACAGGACTTCGAGGTCATCGTCGACCGCCCGGCAGCCATCAGGCGTGCCGTCGAACTGGCCTTTGGCTACCCTCAGGGCGCCCTCGTATGCCTGCTGGCAAAGGGCGACGAGACGCTTCAGCACGTGGGGAACTCCTTCGTCCCCTGCGAGACCGACGGCACCCTCTTCGAGCGCGCGGTGGGGGAGCGTCTGGGGTAG
- the rdgB gene encoding RdgB/HAM1 family non-canonical purine NTP pyrophosphatase, whose product MTTIDIGSLDPARTVVVATGNPHKVIEIEAILSTVMRDVRFVALGELGDFPDPVEDGETFSDNAHIKAVAALDETGLSMAVADDSGLCVDALDGAPGILSARYAGTHGDDAANNAKLLRELADVPEGRRGAHFHSSVVLVERDGDGEGATAGNGDCNGRIAFQARGDGGFGYDPLFLPDDAPGRTMAELSPAEKNAISHRFHALQDLARLL is encoded by the coding sequence ATGACAACCATCGACATCGGCTCCCTCGACCCCGCGAGGACCGTCGTCGTCGCGACGGGCAACCCCCACAAGGTCATCGAGATAGAGGCCATCCTCTCGACCGTGATGCGGGACGTGCGCTTCGTAGCCCTCGGTGAGCTGGGAGACTTCCCCGATCCCGTGGAGGACGGCGAGACCTTCTCCGACAACGCCCACATCAAGGCCGTCGCCGCCCTGGACGAGACGGGCCTGTCCATGGCGGTTGCCGACGATTCCGGCCTCTGCGTGGACGCCCTCGACGGAGCGCCCGGGATCCTCTCGGCCCGCTACGCGGGGACCCATGGCGACGATGCCGCAAACAACGCCAAGCTGCTCCGCGAGCTCGCCGACGTGCCCGAAGGCAGGCGAGGGGCTCACTTCCACTCGAGCGTGGTGCTGGTCGAGCGCGACGGGGACGGCGAGGGCGCGACCGCAGGCAATGGCGACTGCAACGGTCGCATCGCCTTCCAGGCACGTGGGGACGGTGGCTTTGGCTATGACCCGCTGTTCCTTCCCGACGATGCGCCGGGACGGACGATGGCGGAGCTCTCGCCGGCCGAGAAGAACGCCATCTCCCATCGCTTCCATGCCCTCCAAGACCTGGCGCGCCTCCTCTAG
- a CDS encoding PTS sugar transporter subunit IIA: MLLKEELVRVGLDAHDGEEALRKVAQGFVDAGYAKDSYPQAIVDREAVFPTALPAVAFDIAIPHCDPAHINEPAVSIVTLREPVELKMMGDPDTTLRPRVLFMLALEAHGQVEMLRRLMEVIQDQRLLEAIGACANAHELYVLMAEKIG; encoded by the coding sequence ATGCTGCTTAAGGAAGAGCTCGTTCGGGTTGGTCTCGATGCGCACGATGGCGAGGAAGCTCTCAGGAAAGTGGCCCAGGGCTTCGTCGACGCCGGATATGCCAAGGACAGCTACCCCCAGGCCATTGTCGATCGGGAGGCGGTCTTTCCCACGGCGCTGCCCGCCGTTGCCTTTGACATCGCCATCCCGCATTGCGATCCGGCTCACATCAACGAGCCCGCCGTCTCGATCGTGACGCTCAGAGAGCCCGTCGAGCTCAAGATGATGGGCGACCCCGACACCACGCTGCGTCCCCGCGTGCTCTTCATGCTGGCGCTCGAGGCCCATGGTCAGGTCGAGATGCTCCGGCGCCTCATGGAGGTCATCCAGGACCAGCGGCTCCTCGAGGCGATTGGCGCCTGTGCGAACGCCCACGAGCTCTATGTCCTCATGGCGGAGAAGATTGGCTGA
- a CDS encoding PTS galactitol transporter subunit IIC, whose translation MDVIVGFFNGLSSLGVSVVMPVVLTIIGVCFGAGLGKSLKAGLTVGIGFIGLNLVINQLMGTDLASAVSAMVERFGLALSVMDVGWPAASAIAMGSVVGTIIIPLGLLVNVLMLLTNTTQTADVDIWNYWHFAFTGALVAVVTNNVGLGIAAAIVNEVIVLVIGDLTAPLVEESLGLPGVSIPHGFAGAYAPIAFAVDWVLDRVPVIKDINIDVRGLQKQFGVFGDPVMLGSIIGLIIGVLAGYGFLPTTNADGTTTQSFLYIAVAMGAVMVLIPRMAALLMEGLLPISDAASAFIQKHFASRGKIYIGLDSAVGTGHPVTLTLALILVPVAVFLAFVLPGNKVVPLADLACIPYMFVLITPIVHENGFRGLIVGIIVLAVGFYIATDLSPLITTAAANVNFDMGGAAAISSICDGANPLSWLIVRVGTLGTFAGLIVLGAAVIALAVWNRARILREASELHESAAKARSNA comes from the coding sequence ATGGACGTTATCGTTGGCTTCTTCAACGGGCTGTCCAGCCTGGGCGTCTCCGTGGTCATGCCCGTCGTGCTGACCATCATCGGGGTCTGCTTTGGCGCGGGCCTTGGCAAGAGCCTCAAGGCCGGCCTCACCGTCGGCATCGGCTTCATTGGCCTGAATCTGGTCATCAACCAGCTCATGGGCACCGACCTTGCCTCCGCCGTCTCGGCTATGGTCGAGCGCTTCGGTCTGGCGCTGTCCGTGATGGACGTGGGATGGCCCGCAGCCTCGGCCATCGCCATGGGCTCCGTCGTCGGGACGATCATCATCCCGTTGGGGCTTTTGGTGAACGTGCTCATGCTGCTCACCAACACCACGCAGACCGCCGACGTCGACATCTGGAACTACTGGCACTTCGCCTTCACGGGCGCCCTCGTCGCCGTCGTGACCAACAACGTGGGCCTGGGCATCGCCGCCGCCATCGTCAACGAGGTCATCGTTCTCGTCATCGGGGACCTCACCGCCCCGCTCGTCGAGGAGTCCCTCGGCCTTCCCGGCGTCTCGATCCCCCACGGCTTCGCGGGTGCCTACGCGCCCATCGCCTTCGCCGTCGACTGGGTCCTCGACCGCGTCCCTGTCATCAAGGACATCAACATAGACGTGCGCGGGCTCCAGAAGCAGTTTGGCGTTTTTGGCGACCCCGTCATGCTGGGGTCCATCATCGGCCTGATCATCGGAGTCCTCGCAGGCTACGGCTTTCTGCCCACCACCAACGCCGATGGCACCACCACCCAGTCCTTCCTCTACATCGCGGTCGCGATGGGTGCCGTCATGGTCCTCATCCCCCGCATGGCCGCCCTGCTGATGGAGGGCCTGCTTCCCATCTCCGACGCCGCCTCCGCGTTCATCCAGAAGCATTTCGCCTCGCGCGGCAAGATCTACATCGGCCTCGACTCCGCCGTCGGCACCGGTCACCCCGTGACCCTGACGCTGGCCCTGATTCTGGTTCCCGTCGCCGTCTTCCTGGCCTTCGTCCTGCCGGGCAACAAGGTCGTCCCCTTGGCCGACCTTGCCTGCATCCCCTACATGTTCGTCCTGATCACCCCGATCGTGCATGAGAACGGCTTCCGTGGCCTGATCGTCGGCATCATCGTGCTGGCCGTCGGCTTCTACATCGCCACCGACCTCTCGCCGCTCATCACCACCGCTGCGGCCAACGTCAACTTCGACATGGGCGGCGCTGCGGCCATCTCGTCGATCTGCGACGGTGCCAACCCCCTGAGCTGGCTCATCGTTCGTGTTGGCACGCTGGGGACCTTCGCGGGCCTGATCGTCCTGGGCGCGGCGGTCATCGCTCTGGCCGTATGGAACCGGGCGCGCATCTTGAGGGAGGCCTCCGAGCTTCACGAGTCTGCGGCCAAGGCCAGGAGCAACGCCTAG
- a CDS encoding iron-containing alcohol dehydrogenase codes for MGRFTNPRDLYFGEGARHEVKNLGGKRAIIVTGGGSMRRGGFLQDVQADLESAGMEVKLFEGVESDPSVETVMRGAQAMSEFQPDWIVAIGGGSPIDAAKAMWIKYEYPETTFEDMCKVFGLPELRTKAHFCAISSTSGTATEVTAFSIITDYSKGIKYPIADFEITPDVAIVDPELTYTMPAKLCAHTGMDALTHSIEAYVSTAASMYTDAMALHAMREIVEWLPKSYKGDKDARQHMHDAQCLAGIAFSSGLLGIVHSMAHKTGAAFSGGHIIHGCANAMYLGKVIQFNAKDARAKERYAYLAKEVFHLDGATDDELVASLVQMIRGLNDVLDIPQGIKNYGEGGVKSEASCIDYEEFEAKRHDVAANAILDACTGSNPRQPTQEEMEHLLECVYNDVDVDF; via the coding sequence ATGGGACGTTTTACCAATCCGCGTGACCTCTACTTTGGAGAGGGTGCCCGCCACGAGGTAAAGAACCTGGGCGGGAAGAGGGCCATCATCGTCACGGGTGGCGGCAGCATGCGTCGTGGTGGCTTCCTGCAGGACGTTCAGGCCGACCTCGAGTCCGCCGGCATGGAGGTCAAGCTGTTCGAGGGCGTCGAGAGCGACCCCTCCGTCGAGACCGTCATGAGGGGTGCCCAGGCCATGAGCGAGTTCCAGCCCGACTGGATCGTCGCCATCGGCGGCGGCTCGCCCATTGATGCGGCCAAGGCCATGTGGATCAAGTACGAGTACCCCGAGACCACCTTCGAGGACATGTGCAAGGTCTTCGGTCTGCCCGAGCTGCGCACCAAGGCGCACTTCTGCGCGATCTCATCGACCTCTGGCACCGCGACGGAGGTCACGGCGTTCTCGATCATCACCGACTACTCGAAGGGCATCAAGTACCCCATCGCCGACTTCGAGATCACGCCGGATGTCGCCATCGTCGACCCCGAGCTCACCTACACCATGCCTGCCAAGCTCTGCGCCCATACCGGCATGGATGCCCTCACGCACTCCATCGAGGCCTATGTCTCCACTGCGGCCTCCATGTACACTGATGCCATGGCGCTCCACGCCATGAGGGAGATCGTCGAGTGGCTGCCCAAGTCCTACAAGGGCGATAAGGACGCACGCCAGCACATGCATGACGCCCAGTGCCTTGCGGGCATCGCCTTCTCCTCGGGCCTGCTGGGCATCGTGCACTCCATGGCCCACAAGACGGGGGCCGCGTTCTCGGGCGGCCACATCATCCATGGCTGCGCCAACGCCATGTATCTGGGTAAGGTCATCCAGTTCAACGCCAAGGACGCGCGCGCCAAGGAGCGCTACGCCTACCTGGCAAAGGAGGTCTTCCACCTGGATGGTGCGACCGACGACGAGCTCGTTGCGTCTCTCGTCCAGATGATCCGTGGTCTCAACGACGTGCTCGACATTCCGCAGGGCATCAAGAACTACGGCGAGGGCGGCGTGAAGAGCGAGGCCTCCTGCATCGACTACGAGGAGTTCGAGGCGAAGAGGCACGACGTCGCCGCAAACGCCATCCTCGACGCCTGCACGGGATCCAACCCGCGCCAGCCGACGCAGGAGGAGATGGAGCACCTCCTCGAGTGCGTCTACAACGACGTGGACGTGGACTTCTAG
- the rph gene encoding ribonuclease PH, translated as MSASEAPTPASPAPGGTIPAPATVQVPSLTRSYGRAADQMRPAKLTRDIMKNADGSCLAEFGDTRVICTATVEEGVPAWRKGSRAGWVSAEYAMLPASTSTRSRREYKGRKGRSMEIERLIGRSLRAVVDLHRLGELTVICDCDVIQADGGTRTASITGAWVALHDALMASVDAGRLARLPLTGQVAAISMGMVDGSLLLDLDYPEDSHAQVDMNLVGTDAGGIVEVQGTGERSTIDRAQLNALLDLGQVGIGRLVALQNQVTGFQE; from the coding sequence ATGTCTGCGTCCGAAGCGCCTACACCCGCAAGCCCTGCACCAGGGGGCACCATCCCAGCGCCCGCGACCGTCCAGGTCCCCTCCCTCACCCGTTCGTACGGCCGTGCCGCCGACCAGATGCGCCCCGCCAAGCTCACGCGCGACATCATGAAGAATGCCGACGGCTCGTGCCTGGCGGAGTTCGGCGACACGCGTGTCATCTGCACGGCCACGGTGGAGGAGGGCGTGCCTGCCTGGCGCAAGGGCTCGCGCGCGGGCTGGGTCAGCGCCGAGTATGCCATGCTGCCCGCGTCCACCAGCACGCGCAGCCGCCGCGAGTACAAGGGCCGCAAGGGTCGCTCGATGGAGATCGAGCGCCTGATCGGCCGCAGCCTGCGTGCCGTGGTCGACCTGCATCGCCTGGGCGAGCTCACGGTCATTTGCGACTGCGACGTGATCCAGGCCGACGGGGGCACGCGCACGGCATCCATCACGGGTGCGTGGGTGGCCCTGCACGACGCGCTCATGGCTTCCGTCGATGCCGGGCGCCTCGCACGTCTGCCGCTGACCGGCCAGGTTGCTGCCATCTCCATGGGCATGGTGGATGGAAGCCTGCTGCTTGACCTCGACTATCCCGAGGACTCCCACGCTCAGGTTGACATGAACCTCGTTGGCACGGACGCTGGTGGCATCGTCGAGGTCCAGGGCACCGGCGAGCGCTCGACCATCGACCGCGCCCAGCTGAACGCCCTGCTCGACCTGGGTCAGGTGGGCATCGGGCGTCTCGTGGCGCTTCAGAACCAGGTCACCGGATTTCAGGAATGA
- a CDS encoding WG repeat-containing protein: MRKLGDAARQAIFALAAITVMLVAALLCGCDAGSPEDHSGEWFVIGSQGEPVGTARFSDADGYGFAANGLAAVEDEETGLWGFVDETGSWAVEPAFLRARKFAPNGLAAAQDAETGRWGFVDETGSWAIEPRYADAWSFYDNGTTQVQDESSLDIVWLDEEGKVVEGATAVRPWARKDDGTGLYGIAAAGGDWLCEPAFSYLQTDRHSDYLLARPQGSGLCGVVDAGGAWVVGPAYADLVVAFDADPLAAKDPETGLWGYVGWDVGWVVQPAFSDATRMGDNGHALARMP; this comes from the coding sequence GTGAGGAAACTAGGGGATGCCGCACGCCAAGCGATATTTGCTCTCGCAGCGATTACTGTCATGCTCGTCGCCGCCCTCCTCTGCGGCTGCGATGCGGGCTCACCGGAGGACCATAGTGGGGAGTGGTTCGTCATAGGAAGCCAGGGCGAGCCCGTCGGCACGGCCCGCTTCTCCGACGCCGACGGGTACGGCTTCGCGGCCAACGGGCTCGCAGCCGTGGAGGATGAGGAGACTGGCCTGTGGGGCTTCGTCGACGAGACGGGATCCTGGGCCGTCGAGCCGGCGTTCCTCAGAGCCCGCAAGTTCGCACCCAACGGACTGGCGGCGGCACAGGACGCAGAGACCGGCAGATGGGGCTTCGTCGACGAGACGGGATCCTGGGCCATAGAGCCCCGATACGCGGACGCCTGGTCGTTCTACGACAACGGCACGACGCAGGTACAGGACGAGTCGAGCCTCGACATCGTCTGGCTGGACGAGGAGGGCAAGGTCGTCGAGGGCGCAACCGCCGTGCGCCCGTGGGCCAGGAAGGACGACGGGACAGGGTTGTACGGCATCGCGGCGGCCGGCGGGGACTGGCTGTGCGAGCCTGCCTTCTCCTACCTGCAGACCGACCGCCACTCCGACTACCTCCTCGCCCGGCCGCAGGGCTCGGGGCTCTGCGGCGTCGTCGACGCGGGCGGCGCTTGGGTCGTCGGGCCCGCCTACGCCGACCTGGTCGTCGCCTTCGACGCCGACCCGCTTGCGGCGAAGGACCCCGAGACGGGACTCTGGGGCTACGTCGGCTGGGACGTCGGCTGGGTGGTACAGCCGGCCTTCTCCGACGCGACGCGCATGGGCGACAACGGACACGCGCTCGCGAGGATGCCCTGA
- a CDS encoding GntR family transcriptional regulator produces the protein MAQTGDDRDAKARSLDASLHEQLYYQLYSILFEDIVNGTYPVGEQIPSETELMERYSVSRATVRRSMEILVNNGLIVRRRGRGSQVVSSKPATALKSVGSCIKRTHPDRVVPVKRVVSAQIVGAEGTAARELGVEEGRELYRLERIRCSAGVPYYLETIYLTRDFAPNALDHDFSGESLRAYYANILHVRWTHARQRVSARAADARCAGLLGIAEGSAILSVDRTSFDHDDIAREYMTSLYRSDQFYLDMSLEA, from the coding sequence ATGGCCCAGACAGGTGACGACAGGGACGCCAAGGCAAGGTCGCTCGACGCCAGCCTGCACGAGCAGCTGTACTATCAGCTGTACAGCATCCTCTTCGAGGACATCGTCAACGGCACGTACCCCGTCGGAGAGCAGATCCCGTCAGAGACCGAGCTCATGGAGCGCTACTCTGTGAGTCGTGCGACCGTGCGCAGGTCCATGGAGATCCTGGTGAACAACGGGCTCATCGTGCGCAGGCGCGGCCGGGGCTCGCAGGTCGTCTCGAGCAAGCCGGCAACCGCGCTCAAGAGCGTGGGTTCGTGCATCAAGCGCACCCACCCCGATCGGGTCGTGCCCGTCAAGAGGGTCGTGTCCGCCCAGATCGTGGGTGCCGAGGGCACGGCAGCCCGCGAGCTGGGCGTCGAGGAGGGGCGCGAGCTCTACCGCCTCGAGCGCATCCGCTGCTCGGCTGGCGTCCCCTACTATCTGGAGACCATCTACCTCACGCGCGACTTCGCGCCCAACGCCCTGGACCATGACTTCTCGGGCGAGTCGCTCCGCGCGTACTACGCCAACATCCTGCACGTCAGATGGACCCATGCCCGCCAGCGCGTCAGCGCGCGGGCGGCCGACGCACGCTGCGCGGGGCTTCTGGGGATCGCCGAGGGGAGTGCGATCCTCTCGGTCGACAGGACGTCCTTCGACCACGACGACATCGCCCGCGAGTACATGACCTCGCTCTACCGCTCCGACCAGTTCTACCTCGACATGTCCCTCGAGGCTTGA
- a CDS encoding Ppx/GppA phosphatase family protein, which yields MERVAVIDIGTVTARLAIADVDGEHVARLLKQSTICNLGEGLTQTGRISDVAAERVLSCVDAYLACAREAGAPVACCTLTSAARDAGNSDALLARLVQRGLDAQVIAGSLEGSLTFLGVARDFIGRRILVADSGGGSTELAAGTLSGAGLALDAVCSVDVGCRRVTERFLSRNDPPLPQDVDAARSFVAELFSDALAKGSVLTSAPERLVVTGGTVTSLVAIDEELEPYDSRRVHLSDLSRATVEGMAHRLATLTVAERSRLAGLQPQRASVILGGAVVVAELMAQASFDVLTVSESDLLFGLSLCVAAAVRGGGCPLPWRPRLSSLR from the coding sequence ATGGAACGAGTAGCCGTCATCGACATCGGCACCGTCACCGCCCGCCTGGCGATCGCCGACGTGGATGGCGAGCACGTCGCCCGTCTGCTCAAGCAGTCGACCATCTGCAACCTGGGCGAGGGTCTGACGCAGACGGGCCGCATCTCGGACGTCGCGGCCGAGCGCGTCCTCTCCTGCGTCGACGCCTACCTCGCCTGTGCGCGCGAGGCCGGCGCCCCCGTCGCCTGCTGCACGCTCACCTCGGCGGCCCGCGATGCGGGCAACTCCGACGCCTTGCTGGCGCGGCTCGTGCAGCGTGGCCTGGACGCGCAGGTGATTGCGGGGTCCCTTGAGGGCTCGCTCACCTTCCTGGGCGTGGCCCGGGACTTCATCGGGCGACGCATCCTGGTCGCGGACAGTGGCGGTGGCTCCACCGAGCTGGCTGCGGGGACGCTCTCAGGTGCCGGCCTCGCCCTTGATGCGGTCTGCTCGGTCGATGTCGGCTGCCGCAGGGTGACGGAGCGCTTCCTCTCCCGTAACGACCCACCTCTCCCGCAGGACGTGGACGCCGCCCGCAGCTTTGTGGCAGAGCTCTTCTCGGATGCCCTGGCAAAGGGGAGCGTCCTTACTTCCGCTCCGGAGCGCCTTGTGGTCACGGGCGGCACCGTGACCAGCCTCGTTGCGATCGACGAGGAGCTCGAGCCTTACGACTCCCGCCGCGTGCACCTGAGCGACCTCTCTCGGGCGACGGTCGAGGGCATGGCCCATCGACTGGCAACCCTAACGGTGGCCGAGAGGAGCCGGCTTGCGGGGCTGCAACCCCAGCGCGCCAGCGTGATACTGGGCGGGGCCGTGGTGGTGGCCGAGCTGATGGCGCAGGCCAGCTTCGACGTCCTCACGGTAAGCGAGAGCGACCTGCTGTTCGGCCTCTCCCTCTGCGTCGCGGCAGCGGTGCGGGGAGGAGGGTGTCCCCTTCCGTGGCGGCCGCGCCTGTCGTCGCTGAGATAG
- the nagB gene encoding glucosamine-6-phosphate deaminase — protein MRIVRTTDYKDMSRKAANVISAQVIMKPDCVLGLATGTTPLGAYQQLAEWYRKGDVDFSRVSTYNLDEYRGLRHSDPQSYHYFMHENLFAHINIDEANTHVPDGANPDADVACREYDRMVAEAGYPDLQLLGVGHNGHIGFNEPDDFFSKGTHCVDLTESTIKANARLFEREGDVPRQAYTMGVQTIMYARMILVIANGEAKADAVQRMCYGPVDPGCPASILQLHTNCVVIADEAALSKCPQL, from the coding sequence ATGAGAATTGTCCGCACTACAGACTATAAGGACATGAGTCGCAAGGCAGCAAACGTTATATCAGCTCAAGTCATCATGAAGCCAGACTGTGTCCTGGGTCTTGCCACGGGCACCACCCCGCTTGGCGCATACCAGCAGCTGGCGGAGTGGTACCGCAAGGGCGACGTGGACTTCAGCCGCGTCTCCACCTACAACCTGGACGAATATCGTGGCCTCAGGCACTCTGACCCTCAGAGCTACCACTACTTCATGCACGAGAACCTCTTTGCCCACATCAACATCGACGAGGCCAACACACACGTGCCGGACGGCGCCAACCCCGACGCCGACGTCGCCTGTCGGGAATACGACCGCATGGTCGCCGAGGCCGGTTACCCGGACCTGCAGCTGCTGGGCGTAGGGCATAACGGGCACATAGGCTTCAACGAGCCCGATGACTTCTTCTCCAAGGGGACGCACTGCGTCGACCTCACCGAGAGCACCATCAAGGCCAACGCGCGCCTGTTCGAGCGCGAGGGGGACGTCCCGCGTCAGGCGTACACCATGGGCGTCCAGACCATCATGTACGCCCGCATGATCTTGGTTATCGCCAACGGCGAGGCCAAGGCCGATGCGGTCCAGCGGATGTGCTACGGCCCGGTGGACCCCGGCTGCCCCGCTTCAATTCTGCAGCTGCATACCAACTGCGTGGTCATTGCCGACGAGGCCGCGCTCTCCAAGTGCCCCCAGCTGTGA
- a CDS encoding GntR family transcriptional regulator, which translates to MPNPRLDILGRPSDVQPHKRQDRMREGQRRSNSDDLVGAELPQDVAGPLYEALADFIRGKVYAHQWSTNSRIPSEHELMDAFGLSRGTVRRAIKVLVDEGLVIQEHGRGTFVSEGGLSHPSGVRPLSFAASLREQGKDFKTYVLCNQVMPAPLDITNCLQLPQGTPLLFLRRVRTVEGAPVLCQESWMNIVACPGLDEADYTRESAFDAVERCSGLRIVRSTMSYSARIAGSEHGAYLRCDKNAPVMTVNQLIRVEDGTPIERSVTWLPAGQAIVGDAVQSR; encoded by the coding sequence ATGCCAAACCCCCGCCTGGACATCCTTGGGAGACCGTCGGACGTACAGCCACACAAGCGGCAGGACCGCATGCGCGAGGGGCAACGTCGGTCAAACAGCGACGACCTTGTGGGCGCGGAGCTGCCGCAGGATGTCGCAGGACCGCTCTACGAGGCCCTTGCAGACTTCATCCGCGGAAAGGTCTACGCGCACCAGTGGTCCACCAACTCTCGCATCCCCTCGGAGCACGAGCTCATGGATGCCTTCGGACTCAGTCGAGGTACGGTGCGGCGTGCCATCAAGGTGCTGGTGGATGAGGGCCTCGTCATACAGGAGCACGGCAGGGGCACGTTCGTCTCGGAGGGGGGGCTGTCCCACCCCTCGGGGGTGAGGCCCCTCTCGTTTGCCGCGTCCCTGCGTGAGCAGGGGAAGGACTTCAAGACCTACGTCCTGTGCAACCAGGTCATGCCTGCGCCGTTGGACATCACGAACTGCCTGCAGCTGCCCCAGGGCACGCCACTTCTGTTCCTGAGGCGCGTGCGCACCGTCGAGGGGGCACCGGTGCTCTGCCAGGAGTCGTGGATGAACATAGTCGCTTGTCCCGGCCTGGACGAGGCCGACTACACGCGCGAGTCCGCGTTCGACGCGGTCGAACGCTGCTCCGGCCTCAGGATCGTGCGCAGCACCATGAGCTACTCGGCACGCATCGCGGGTTCGGAGCACGGCGCCTACCTGCGCTGTGACAAGAACGCCCCCGTCATGACCGTGAACCAGCTCATTCGCGTCGAGGACGGCACCCCCATCGAGCGCAGCGTGACCTGGTTGCCTGCCGGTCAGGCGATTGTGGGGGATGCCGTCCAGTCCCGTTAG